The following coding sequences are from one Salvia hispanica cultivar TCC Black 2014 chromosome 3, UniMelb_Shisp_WGS_1.0, whole genome shotgun sequence window:
- the LOC125211979 gene encoding auxin response factor 19-like isoform X1, with amino-acid sequence MKAVNTGSGAPPPNASAAEGEKKSINGDLWQACAGPLANLPAAGTHVVYFPQGHSEQVAASMRKDANAQIPSYPNLPSKLICLLHNVTLHADPETDEVYAQMTLQPVPSFDQDALLRSDLSMKVNKPQTEFFCKTLTASDTSTHGGFSVPRRAAEKIFPTLDFSMQPPAQEIVARDLHETVWTFRHIFRGQPKRHLLTSGWSLFVNAKRLVAGDSVLFIRDEKQQLLLGIRRANRQPANLSSSVLSSDSMHIGVLAAAAHAAANSSPFTVFYNPRSSPSEFVIPLAKYYRAACSSQISLGMRFRMMFETDESGTRRYMGTITGISDLDPVRWKNSQWRNLQVGWDESTAGERRSRVSIWEIEPITAPFFICPTPPFLRTKFPRQPGMPDNDSSDFDSLFRRSMPWPGDEFGLKDSQALPGLSLVQWMNMQQNSSMTNPTQSNYINHLPGSVLQNFGGSDISRQLGLPMTQVPHQHNLQHSAQRPTESVQQQDQLKTSTLNNIRSTIQPQQQLTDVTHSPRQSLGGQTIPTSQVQSQNPIESQNVLQHQQSLLSHQLQRNLPQNPQPQQQQIMAHSQQQNLDHTSQQQQQHMSDNQVKLQLLQKLHQQQQSLLAQQSGLQHSSHLTQLQDQQKQLLETPPNLSRTMKTNQMSDSSQASGMHSQSHGTCQQMVRSNSQFNLLRCSQLPQQPKLQQQQQQSGMLSDFSGHVGGALKPITNQLSARSNGLLTAATGGFQAAVTDDVSSCSTSLSTNNCRNAVQTVINGRNHQSTTLGDEIAQSSASLLNPSGLEQMSSNGHIVKDLHQKSDAKPSMNVFKNQNHGFIGSQTFHDGAGTQIDYLDSSSSVTSVFPQNEGQIPQNNSMTFNSQSLFFRDASQDGEVIGDPRSNVPFGTDIDNQLDMPLILNPLVTKDMVGSGKDFTNNLSSGEGVLSTYENPKDAQPVPSSSMVSQPFGVPDVAFNSIDSNVNDGGFVNRGSWATPHIPRMRTYTKVYKRGAVGRSIDISHYSGYDELKQDLARRFGIEGQLEDRQRIGWKLVYVDHENDVLLVGDDPWEEFVSCVRCIKILSPQEVQQMSLDGDFGDNVLPNQVCSSSDNAVN; translated from the exons ATGAAGGCAGTAAATACCGGCAGCGGAGCTCCGCCGCCGAACGCCTCCGCAGCTGAAG GTGAGAAGAAGAGCATCAACGGTGATCTATGGCAGGCCTGCGCCGGACCACTGGCAAACCTGCCGGCGGCTGGGACTCACGTCGTCTACTTTCCTCAAGGCCACAGCGAACAG GTTGCTGCTTCCATGAGAAAGGATGCCAATGCACAAATACCAAGCTATCCAAATCTTCCCTCGAAACTCATATGCCTTCTTCACAACGTCACATTGCAT GCTGATCCAGAAACGGATGAGGTATATGCGCAGATGACGCTGCAGCCAGTGCCTTCG TTTGACCAGGATGCACTGTTGAGATCAGATCTATCGATGAAAGTGAATAAGCCACAGACGGAATTCTTCTGTAAAACCTTGACTGCAAGTGATACTAGCACACATGGTGGTTTTTCTGTGCCTCGACGTGCTGCAGAAAAGATTTTTCCTACTCTG GACTTTTCAATGCAACCACCTGCGCAAGAGATTGTTGCCAGGGATCTTCATGAAACTGTGTGGACATTTCGTCATATTTTCCGGG GACAGCCAAAGCGTCACTTGCTTACTAGTGGATGGAGCCTTTTTGTTAATGCAAAGAGGTTGGTTGCCGGTGACTCGGTCTTGTTTATCAG GGATGAAAAACAGCAGCTTCTCTTGGGAATAAGACGGGCTAATAGGCAACCTGCTAACTTGTCATCATCAGTGTTGTCGAGTGATAGCATGCACATTGGAGTTCTAGCTGCAGCTGCCCATGCTGCTGCAAACAGTAGCCCTTTCACTGTGTTCTACAATCCAAG GTCTAGTCCATCAGAGTTTGTCATCCCTCTAGCTAAGTACTACAGAGCCGCCTGCAGTAGCCAGATATCCCTTGGCATGCGCTTCCGGATGATGTTTGAAACAGACGAATCAGGGACAAGAAG ATATATGGGAACGATAACAGGAATCAGTGACTTGGATCCGGTGAGATGGAAGAACTCACAGTGGCGCAACTTACAG GTTGGTTGGGATGAATCCACTGCTGGTGAAAGACGTAGTCGAGTCTCCATATGGGAAATTGAACCTATTACAGCTCCATTTTTCATCTGTCCTACGCCTCCTTTCCTTCGCACAAAGTTTCCTAGGCAGCCAGGAATGCCAG ATAATGACTCGTCTGATTTTGACAGTCTATTTAGGAGGTCAATGCCATGGCCAGGTGATGAGTTTGGCTTAAAAGATTCGCAAGCACTGCCTGGTTTGAGCTTAGTCCAGTGGATGAACATGCAGCAAAATTCCTCAATGACTAACCCAACACAGTCAAACTACATTAATCATTTACCTGGTTCTGTTCTGCAAAATTTTGGTGGCTCAGATATTTCACGTCAACTAGGTCTGCCCATGACTCAAGTTCCCCATCAGCACAACCTACAGCACAGTGCACAGAGGCCGACTGAGTCAGTGCAGCAACAAGACCAGCTCAAAACATCCACTTTAAACAATATACGCTCGACTATACAGCCACAACAGCAGTTGACTGACGTTACTCATTCACCTAGACAAAGTTTGGGTGGTCAAACTATACCAACAAGCCAAGTCCAGTCCCAGAATCCCATTGAATCTCAGAATGTTTTGCAACATCAACAATCACTTCTCAGTCATCAGCTTCAGAGAAATCTCCCTCAAAATCCGCAGCCGCAGCAGCAGCAGATTATGGCTCATTCTCAACAGCAAAATCTCGATCATACAAGccaacagcagcagcagcacaTGTCAGATAACCAAGTGAAGCTTCAACTTCTACAAAAGCTCCATCAGCAACAGCAGTCACTCTTAGCACAACAGTCTGGACTTCAACATTCTTCCCATTTGACACAACTCCAAGACCAGCAGAAGCAGCTTCTTGAAACCCCACCAAACTTGTCGAGGACTATGAAAACAAACCAAATGTCGGATTCCTCTCAAGCTTCCGGTATGCATTCTCAGTCACATGGTACATGTCAGCAGATGGTAAGAAGTAATAGCCAATTTAATCTACTGCGGTGCTCTCAGCTACCCCAGCAACCTAAACTCCAGCAACAACAGCAGCAATCTGGAATGCTATCAGATTTTTCTGGACATGTCGGAGGTGCCTTAAAACCAATAACCAATCAGCTTTCTGCTAGAAGCAATGGTCTATTGACTGCAGCTACAGGTGGGTTCCAGGCTGCAGTTACTGATGATGTTTCATCTTGTTCAACTTCACTGTCCACAAACAACTGTCGTAATGCAGTTCAGACTGTAATTAATGGCAGAAACCACCAATCCACAACATTAGGGGATGAGATTGCTCAGTCTTCTGCCTCTCTTTTAAATCCAAGTGGTCTAGAGCAGATGTCTTCTAACGGTCACATAGTAAAAGATCTACATCAGAAGTCTGATGCTAAGCCCTCAAtgaatgtttttaaaaatcagaacCATGGATTTATTGGATCACAGACATTCCATGATGGTGCTGGAACTCAGATAGATTATTTGGATAGTTCTTCTTCAGTAACCTCAGTTTTTCCTCAGAATGAAGGTCAGATACCGCAAAACAACTCTATGACTTTCAATTCTCAGTCATTGTTTTTTAGAGATGCTAGCCAAGATGGAGAAGTCATCGGTGATCCAAGGAGCAATGTACCATTTGGGACTGATATTGACAATCAGTTAGATATGCCCTTGATACTTAATCCGTTGGTCACAAAAGACATGGTAGGATCAGGCAAGGACTTTACAAACAATCTCTCTTCCGGAGAAGGCGTGCTTTCCACCTATGAGAACCCCAAAGATGCTCAACCTGTACCCTCTTCATCAATGGTATCTCAGCCGTTTGGGGTGCCGGATGTGGCGTTCAATTCCATTGATTCCAATGTAAATGATGGTGGCTTTGTGAATAGAGGTTCTTGGGCCACACCACATATTCCTAGAATGCGGACATATACAAAG gTATACAAGCGAGGGGCTGTGGGCCGGTCTATTGATATTTCGCATTACTCAGGCTATGATGAGCTCAAGCAAGACCTGGCTCGTAGGTTTGGCATAGAGGGACAACTGGAAGACCGGCAGAGAATTGGATGGAAACTAGTCTATGTAGATCATGAGAATGATGTCTTGCTAGTTGGTGATGATCCTTGGGA GGAATTCGTGAGTTGTGTACGTTGCATCAAGATTCTTTCTCCTCAGGAGGTCCAACAAATGAGTTTGGATGGTGATTTTGGTGACAATGTTCTTCCAAATCAAGTTTGCAGCAGCTCCGACAATGCTGTGAACTAG
- the LOC125211979 gene encoding auxin response factor 19-like isoform X2, with amino-acid sequence MVVFLCLDVLQKRFFLLWTFQCNHLRKRLLPGIFMKLCGHFVIFSGPKRHLLTSGWSLFVNAKRLVAGDSVLFIRDEKQQLLLGIRRANRQPANLSSSVLSSDSMHIGVLAAAAHAAANSSPFTVFYNPRSSPSEFVIPLAKYYRAACSSQISLGMRFRMMFETDESGTRRYMGTITGISDLDPVRWKNSQWRNLQVGWDESTAGERRSRVSIWEIEPITAPFFICPTPPFLRTKFPRQPGMPDNDSSDFDSLFRRSMPWPGDEFGLKDSQALPGLSLVQWMNMQQNSSMTNPTQSNYINHLPGSVLQNFGGSDISRQLGLPMTQVPHQHNLQHSAQRPTESVQQQDQLKTSTLNNIRSTIQPQQQLTDVTHSPRQSLGGQTIPTSQVQSQNPIESQNVLQHQQSLLSHQLQRNLPQNPQPQQQQIMAHSQQQNLDHTSQQQQQHMSDNQVKLQLLQKLHQQQQSLLAQQSGLQHSSHLTQLQDQQKQLLETPPNLSRTMKTNQMSDSSQASGMHSQSHGTCQQMVRSNSQFNLLRCSQLPQQPKLQQQQQQSGMLSDFSGHVGGALKPITNQLSARSNGLLTAATGGFQAAVTDDVSSCSTSLSTNNCRNAVQTVINGRNHQSTTLGDEIAQSSASLLNPSGLEQMSSNGHIVKDLHQKSDAKPSMNVFKNQNHGFIGSQTFHDGAGTQIDYLDSSSSVTSVFPQNEGQIPQNNSMTFNSQSLFFRDASQDGEVIGDPRSNVPFGTDIDNQLDMPLILNPLVTKDMVGSGKDFTNNLSSGEGVLSTYENPKDAQPVPSSSMVSQPFGVPDVAFNSIDSNVNDGGFVNRGSWATPHIPRMRTYTKVYKRGAVGRSIDISHYSGYDELKQDLARRFGIEGQLEDRQRIGWKLVYVDHENDVLLVGDDPWEEFVSCVRCIKILSPQEVQQMSLDGDFGDNVLPNQVCSSSDNAVN; translated from the exons ATGGTGGTTTTTCTGTGCCTCGACGTGCTGCAGAAAAGATTTTTCCTACTCTG GACTTTTCAATGCAACCACCTGCGCAAGAGATTGTTGCCAGGGATCTTCATGAAACTGTGTGGACATTTCGTCATATTTTCCGGG CCAAAGCGTCACTTGCTTACTAGTGGATGGAGCCTTTTTGTTAATGCAAAGAGGTTGGTTGCCGGTGACTCGGTCTTGTTTATCAG GGATGAAAAACAGCAGCTTCTCTTGGGAATAAGACGGGCTAATAGGCAACCTGCTAACTTGTCATCATCAGTGTTGTCGAGTGATAGCATGCACATTGGAGTTCTAGCTGCAGCTGCCCATGCTGCTGCAAACAGTAGCCCTTTCACTGTGTTCTACAATCCAAG GTCTAGTCCATCAGAGTTTGTCATCCCTCTAGCTAAGTACTACAGAGCCGCCTGCAGTAGCCAGATATCCCTTGGCATGCGCTTCCGGATGATGTTTGAAACAGACGAATCAGGGACAAGAAG ATATATGGGAACGATAACAGGAATCAGTGACTTGGATCCGGTGAGATGGAAGAACTCACAGTGGCGCAACTTACAG GTTGGTTGGGATGAATCCACTGCTGGTGAAAGACGTAGTCGAGTCTCCATATGGGAAATTGAACCTATTACAGCTCCATTTTTCATCTGTCCTACGCCTCCTTTCCTTCGCACAAAGTTTCCTAGGCAGCCAGGAATGCCAG ATAATGACTCGTCTGATTTTGACAGTCTATTTAGGAGGTCAATGCCATGGCCAGGTGATGAGTTTGGCTTAAAAGATTCGCAAGCACTGCCTGGTTTGAGCTTAGTCCAGTGGATGAACATGCAGCAAAATTCCTCAATGACTAACCCAACACAGTCAAACTACATTAATCATTTACCTGGTTCTGTTCTGCAAAATTTTGGTGGCTCAGATATTTCACGTCAACTAGGTCTGCCCATGACTCAAGTTCCCCATCAGCACAACCTACAGCACAGTGCACAGAGGCCGACTGAGTCAGTGCAGCAACAAGACCAGCTCAAAACATCCACTTTAAACAATATACGCTCGACTATACAGCCACAACAGCAGTTGACTGACGTTACTCATTCACCTAGACAAAGTTTGGGTGGTCAAACTATACCAACAAGCCAAGTCCAGTCCCAGAATCCCATTGAATCTCAGAATGTTTTGCAACATCAACAATCACTTCTCAGTCATCAGCTTCAGAGAAATCTCCCTCAAAATCCGCAGCCGCAGCAGCAGCAGATTATGGCTCATTCTCAACAGCAAAATCTCGATCATACAAGccaacagcagcagcagcacaTGTCAGATAACCAAGTGAAGCTTCAACTTCTACAAAAGCTCCATCAGCAACAGCAGTCACTCTTAGCACAACAGTCTGGACTTCAACATTCTTCCCATTTGACACAACTCCAAGACCAGCAGAAGCAGCTTCTTGAAACCCCACCAAACTTGTCGAGGACTATGAAAACAAACCAAATGTCGGATTCCTCTCAAGCTTCCGGTATGCATTCTCAGTCACATGGTACATGTCAGCAGATGGTAAGAAGTAATAGCCAATTTAATCTACTGCGGTGCTCTCAGCTACCCCAGCAACCTAAACTCCAGCAACAACAGCAGCAATCTGGAATGCTATCAGATTTTTCTGGACATGTCGGAGGTGCCTTAAAACCAATAACCAATCAGCTTTCTGCTAGAAGCAATGGTCTATTGACTGCAGCTACAGGTGGGTTCCAGGCTGCAGTTACTGATGATGTTTCATCTTGTTCAACTTCACTGTCCACAAACAACTGTCGTAATGCAGTTCAGACTGTAATTAATGGCAGAAACCACCAATCCACAACATTAGGGGATGAGATTGCTCAGTCTTCTGCCTCTCTTTTAAATCCAAGTGGTCTAGAGCAGATGTCTTCTAACGGTCACATAGTAAAAGATCTACATCAGAAGTCTGATGCTAAGCCCTCAAtgaatgtttttaaaaatcagaacCATGGATTTATTGGATCACAGACATTCCATGATGGTGCTGGAACTCAGATAGATTATTTGGATAGTTCTTCTTCAGTAACCTCAGTTTTTCCTCAGAATGAAGGTCAGATACCGCAAAACAACTCTATGACTTTCAATTCTCAGTCATTGTTTTTTAGAGATGCTAGCCAAGATGGAGAAGTCATCGGTGATCCAAGGAGCAATGTACCATTTGGGACTGATATTGACAATCAGTTAGATATGCCCTTGATACTTAATCCGTTGGTCACAAAAGACATGGTAGGATCAGGCAAGGACTTTACAAACAATCTCTCTTCCGGAGAAGGCGTGCTTTCCACCTATGAGAACCCCAAAGATGCTCAACCTGTACCCTCTTCATCAATGGTATCTCAGCCGTTTGGGGTGCCGGATGTGGCGTTCAATTCCATTGATTCCAATGTAAATGATGGTGGCTTTGTGAATAGAGGTTCTTGGGCCACACCACATATTCCTAGAATGCGGACATATACAAAG gTATACAAGCGAGGGGCTGTGGGCCGGTCTATTGATATTTCGCATTACTCAGGCTATGATGAGCTCAAGCAAGACCTGGCTCGTAGGTTTGGCATAGAGGGACAACTGGAAGACCGGCAGAGAATTGGATGGAAACTAGTCTATGTAGATCATGAGAATGATGTCTTGCTAGTTGGTGATGATCCTTGGGA GGAATTCGTGAGTTGTGTACGTTGCATCAAGATTCTTTCTCCTCAGGAGGTCCAACAAATGAGTTTGGATGGTGATTTTGGTGACAATGTTCTTCCAAATCAAGTTTGCAGCAGCTCCGACAATGCTGTGAACTAG